A stretch of Heptranchias perlo isolate sHepPer1 chromosome 1, sHepPer1.hap1, whole genome shotgun sequence DNA encodes these proteins:
- the LOC137328054 gene encoding nocturnin-like isoform X3, with the protein MGTSTSRLYSALAPTIADNGIPQPQDYVVDTGLEPVDPTDPNDLLKECQKVLENRPPRLRRDFLYLRKSNFVSDCRPIKVLQWNILAQALGEWKDNFIKCPREALNWSERKYLILEEILTYRPDILCLQEVDHYFDTFQPVLSGLGYHSTFFPKPSSPCLDVEHNNGPDGCALFFLRERFELIDSATIRLVARMLQTNQVAIVQTLRCIETSRVFCVAVTHLKACSGWERFRSSQGCDLLQNLESITNGAGIPLIVCGDFNAEPTEDVYKQFTKSSLNLNSAYKLLSEDGQSEPPFTTWKIRPSGESCHTLDYIWYSQHAFSVNRLLTLPTEEQIGPNRLPSFHYPSDHLSLVCEFSFLDQLDES; encoded by the exons ATGGGAACCAGTACCAGCAGGTTGTACAGTGCTCTGGCTCCAACTATAGCTGATAACGGTATACCACAGCCACAGGACTATGTCGTAGATACAGGCTTGGAACCAGTTGATCCAACAGACCCCAATGATCTCCTTAAAGAATGTCAGAAGGTTCTTGAAAACCGTCCACCCAGACTTCGGCGAGATTTTCTGTATCTAAGGAAAAGTAATTTTGTCAGTGACTGTCGTCCAATCAAGGTCCTGCAATGGAACATACTAGCACAAG CTCTTGGAGAATGGAAGGATAATTTTATCAAGTGTCCAAGGGAAGCTTTGAACTGGTCAGAGCGTAAATACCTTATCCTGGAGGAGATTCTGACCTACCGCCCAGATATCTTGTGTCTGCAAGAAGTGGACCATTACTTTGAcaccttccagccagttctcagtGGGTTAGGCTATCATTCAACCTTCTTTCCTAAACCATCGTCTCCTTGCTTGGACGTAGAACATAACAATGGGCCAGATGGATGTGCTTTGTTTTTTCTACGGGAGAGGTTTGAATTGATTGACAGTGCCACAATTAGACTAGTTGCCAGGATGCTGCAGACCAATCAAGTGGCTATTGTCCAAACCCTCCGCTGTATTGAAACCAGCAGGGTGTTTTGTGTTGCTGTAACACACCTGAAGGCCTGTAGTGGGTGGGAGCGGTTTCGTTCATCACAAGGCTGTGATCTGCTTCAGAATCTAGAAAGCATCACTAATGGGGCTGGTATTCCCCTTATTGTGTGTGGTGACTTTAATGCAGAGCCCACTGAAGATGTTTACAAACAGTTTACTAAGTCCAGTCTAAATTTGAACAGTGCATATAAGCTACTGAGTGAAGATGGACAATCAGAACCTCCCTTCACGACATGGAAAATACGACCTTCTGGAGAGAGCTGCCATACATTGGATTACATTTGGTATTCTCAGCATGCATTTAGTGTGAATAGATTACTCACTTTGCCTACAGAGGAACAGATTGGCCCTAACCGCTTGCCATCGTTCCACTACCCTTCAGATCATTTGTCGCTTGTTTGTGAATTTAGCTTTCTAGATCAACTTGATGAATCTTGA
- the LOC137328054 gene encoding nocturnin-like isoform X2 — protein sequence MSFGTECKAMVLAVWVCSMGTSTSRLYSALAPTIADNGIPQPQDYVVDTGLEPVDPTDPNDLLKECQKVLENRPPRLRRDFLYLRKSNFVSDCRPIKVLQWNILAQALGEWKDNFIKCPREALNWSERKYLILEEILTYRPDILCLQEVDHYFDTFQPVLSGLGYHSTFFPKPSSPCLDVEHNNGPDGCALFFLRERFELIDSATIRLVARMLQTNQVAIVQTLRCIETSRVFCVAVTHLKACSGWERFRSSQGCDLLQNLESITNGAGIPLIVCGDFNAEPTEDVYKQFTKSSLNLNSAYKLLSEDGQSEPPFTTWKIRPSGESCHTLDYIWYSQHAFSVNRLLTLPTEEQIGPNRLPSFHYPSDHLSLVCEFSFLDQLDES from the exons TGTGTTCCATGGGAACCAGTACCAGCAGGTTGTACAGTGCTCTGGCTCCAACTATAGCTGATAACGGTATACCACAGCCACAGGACTATGTCGTAGATACAGGCTTGGAACCAGTTGATCCAACAGACCCCAATGATCTCCTTAAAGAATGTCAGAAGGTTCTTGAAAACCGTCCACCCAGACTTCGGCGAGATTTTCTGTATCTAAGGAAAAGTAATTTTGTCAGTGACTGTCGTCCAATCAAGGTCCTGCAATGGAACATACTAGCACAAG CTCTTGGAGAATGGAAGGATAATTTTATCAAGTGTCCAAGGGAAGCTTTGAACTGGTCAGAGCGTAAATACCTTATCCTGGAGGAGATTCTGACCTACCGCCCAGATATCTTGTGTCTGCAAGAAGTGGACCATTACTTTGAcaccttccagccagttctcagtGGGTTAGGCTATCATTCAACCTTCTTTCCTAAACCATCGTCTCCTTGCTTGGACGTAGAACATAACAATGGGCCAGATGGATGTGCTTTGTTTTTTCTACGGGAGAGGTTTGAATTGATTGACAGTGCCACAATTAGACTAGTTGCCAGGATGCTGCAGACCAATCAAGTGGCTATTGTCCAAACCCTCCGCTGTATTGAAACCAGCAGGGTGTTTTGTGTTGCTGTAACACACCTGAAGGCCTGTAGTGGGTGGGAGCGGTTTCGTTCATCACAAGGCTGTGATCTGCTTCAGAATCTAGAAAGCATCACTAATGGGGCTGGTATTCCCCTTATTGTGTGTGGTGACTTTAATGCAGAGCCCACTGAAGATGTTTACAAACAGTTTACTAAGTCCAGTCTAAATTTGAACAGTGCATATAAGCTACTGAGTGAAGATGGACAATCAGAACCTCCCTTCACGACATGGAAAATACGACCTTCTGGAGAGAGCTGCCATACATTGGATTACATTTGGTATTCTCAGCATGCATTTAGTGTGAATAGATTACTCACTTTGCCTACAGAGGAACAGATTGGCCCTAACCGCTTGCCATCGTTCCACTACCCTTCAGATCATTTGTCGCTTGTTTGTGAATTTAGCTTTCTAGATCAACTTGATGAATCTTGA